Within the Arthrobacter sp. V1I7 genome, the region CAGTGTCCGGTGCCGCGGGTCCATCGTGGTCTCGGCCAGCTGCTCCGCGTCCATCTCCCCGAGGCCCTTGTAGCGCTGGATCGGTTCCTTGTACCGCTTGCCTTCCTTGGCGAGACCGGCCAGGAGCACGTGCAGCTCCGCCTCGGAGTAGGTGTAGATCATCTCGTTGGCCTTCTGGCCGGCGTTGATGACCTCCACCCGGTGCAGCGGCGGGACGGCGGCGAAAACCCGGCCTGCATCGATCATCGGGCGCATATAGCGGAAGAACAGGGTCAGCAGGAGGGTCCGGATGTGGGCGCCGTCGACGTCGGCGTCCGTCATCAGGATGACCTTGCCGTAGCGGGCGGCACCGATGTCGAAGCTCCGGCCGGAACCGGCGCCGACCACCTGGATGAGCGCGGCGCATTCGGCGTTGGAGAGCATGTCCCCGACCGAGGCCTTCTGTACGTTGAGGATCTTGCCGCGGATGGGCAGGAGCGCCTGGAAGTCGGAGGAACGCGCCAGTTTCGCCGTTCCCAGGGCGGAGTCCCCCTCCACGATAAACAGTTCGGAGCGCGCGACCTCGTCCGTGCGGCAATCCGCCAGTTTCGTGGGCATGGAGGAGGTCTCCAGTGCGTTCTTGCGGCGCTGGGTTTCCTTGTGCACGCGGGCCGAGACGCGGGACTTCATCTCGCTGACGACCTTTTCCAGCAGCAGCGCGGACTGAGCCTTGTCGTTGCGGTTGGCGGAGTTCAGCTTGGCGTTGATCTCCTGCTCCACGACCTTCGCAACGATGGCGCGGACTGCGGAGGTGCCCAGGATCTCCTTGGTCTGACCCTCAAACTGCGGTTCCGCCAGGCGCACGGTCAGGACCGCGGTCAGACCCGCGAAGATGTCGTCCTTTTCGATCTTGTCGTTGCCCGCCTTGAGCTTGCGGGCGTTGCTTTCCACGGCCTTGCGGAAGGTCTTGAGCAGGGCCTGCTCGAAGCCGGACTGATGGGTGCCGCCCTTGGGCGTGGAGATGATGTTCACGAAGCTGCGCACGCTGCTGTCGTAGCCGATGCCCCAGCGCAGGGCGACGTCCACTTCGCAGTCCCGTTCCACTTCGGCCAGCTGGCTGTGGCCTTTATCGTCCAGGACAGGGACGGTTTCCTTGAACTTGCCGGTCCCGTGCAACCGCCAGATGTCCGTCACCGCGGGGTCCGCTGCGAGGAACTCCACGAACTCGGAGATGCCGCCGTCGTGGTGGAAGACTTCCTCGTGCGGGCCGGCCTCCCCAGGGGTCCCGGCGACCCTGCGCTCGTCCCGCACCGTCAGCTTCAGGCCGGGGACCAGGAACGAGGTCTGGCGCGCGCGGGCGGCGAGTTCGTCGTAGGAGAACCTGGCGTCCGGGGTGAAGATCTGGCGGTCCGCCCAGTACCGGATCCTCGTGCCGGTGACGCCGCGTTTGGCCTTTCCGACAATGTCCAGCACGGAGCCATCGATGAACGGTTCAAAGACGGTCGACGGGTCCGGCTTGGTGCCCGGGTCCTTGAACCGGCCGGGTTCGCCCCGGCGGAAGGACATCTTGTAGGTCTTACCGCCGCGGTCCACTTCCACGTCCAGGCGGGAGGACAGCGCGTTCACGACGGATGCGCCCACGCCATGCAGGCCGCCCGAGGCGGTGTAGGAGCCGCCGCCGAACTTGCCGCCTGCGTGCAGTTTGGTGAAGACCACCTCGACGCCGGAGAGCCCGGTTTTCGGTTCGATGTCCACCGGAACGCCGCGTCCGTCGTCGTGGATCTCAACCGAGTTGTCCGCGTGCAGGATGATCTTGATGTCATGGCCGAAACCGGCGAGGGCCTCATCCACGGAGTTGTCGATGATCTCCCAGAGACAGTGCATGAGTCCGCGGGAATCCGTGGAGCCGATGTACATGCCCGGGCGCTTGCGGACGGCCTCGAGGCCTTCCAGCACGGAGAGATGCCGGGCGGTGTAATCAGAACTTGGTGCCACAGGGCGGAAACTCCTTCAGGGACGGACAGTCAGAGCATATTTGACGCTCCTACTAGGGTAGTCGGAGTGCCGCCGTGCGACGGGTCGCCACTCCCTACAGCGGCCGGTGCCACTTCCCCGTTATCGAGACGTGATACGCGCAGAGCGAAAGTGGACCATCCTTGCCATGCTTTGGCTCCGAATGCTGGTTATATAGGTATACCGAACTACCAAGGAGGCCGAACATGACAACAGCAGTTGCGGACCGCACACTCACCACCGTTGACCGGTGCGATCGTTGCGGTGCACAGGCGTATGTCCGGGTTGTTCTCGGTGCCTCCGGCGGTGAGCTTCTCTTCTGCGGCCACCACGCACGCGCCGTAGAACCCACACTCAGGCCACTCAGCTCTGACTGGCACGACGAGACCGGACGCCTGCACGAGAAGGCGCCGCTCCCGGTCGACTAGACCACATCCAGTCACTCAACGCCTGGCCGGCCCAGATGCCGAAGCGCCGGTCCAAGACCTGGGAAGCAGCAGACGAGGGCCCCTCCGTTCGGAGGGGCCCTTTTTGTCGGCCTGAACAAACCGTGCCGGCCAGGGACCCCGAAGGCCCCAGGGACGGCGAAGGCCCCCGCCGGATGCTGATCCCGCGGGGACCTTTGCGGAGCTGGAGCCGGAGCCTAGTCCAGGTAGTCCCGCAGGACCTGGGACCGCGAGGGGTGGCGCAGCTTGGACATCGTCTTGGATTCGATCTGGCGGATCCGCTCCCGCGTGACCCCGTAGACCTTGCCGATTTCGTCTAAAGTCTTCGGCTGTCCGTCGGTCAAACCGAAACGCATCGCCACGACGCCGGCCTCACGCTCGGAGAGCGTGTCCAGCACGGAGTGCAGCTGTTCCTGCAGCAGGGTGAAGCTCACGGCATCGGCCGGGACAACGGCTTCGGAGTCCTCGATCAGGTCACCGAATTCGGAGTCGCCGTCCTCGCCGAGCGGGGTGTGCAGTGAGATCGGTTCACGGCCGTACTTCTGGACTTCGACGACCTTTTCCGGAGTCATGTCCAGCTCGAGGGCCAGTTCCTCCGGCGTGGGTTCGCGGCCGAGGTCCTGCAGCATCTGGCGCTGCACGCGCGCCAGCTTGTTGATGACTTCGACCATGTGCACCGGGATACGGATGGTGCGGGCCTGGTCGGCCATGGCGCGGGTGATCGCCTGGCGGATCCACCAGGTGGCGTAGGTGGAGAACTTGAAGCCCTTGGTGTAGTCGAACTTCTCGACGGCACGGATCAGCCCGAGGTTGCCCTCCTGGATCAGGTCAAGGAACAGCATGCCGCGGCCGGTGTACCGCTTGGCCAGCGACACCACGAGGCGGAGGTTGGCCTCCAGCAGGTGGTTCTTCGCGCGTTTGCCGTCGTGGATGACGAATTCGAGCTCGCGCTTCAGCTTCGGGTCCATGGACCCGTCGTCGGCGTTGATCTTTTCCTCGGCAAACAGCCCTGCCTCGATGCGCAGGGCCAGGTCCACTTCCTGCTCTGCGTTAAGCAGGGCGACCTTGCCGATCTGCTTCAGGTAGTCCTTGACGGGGTCGGCCGTGGCGCCGGCCGACATGACCTGCTGCACGGGGGCGTCGTCATCGTCGGCATCGGAGTAGACAAATCCGGAACCGGTCGTGGCGGCAGCAGCCTTGCCCGGAATTTCTTCGCCGTCGTCACCGATCTCTACGACATCAGCCGGGACATCATCGAGCTCTACCTCAATCTCGGCGTCTTCGTCGTCGTCGCCGCGGCCGGCCTTGCCGGCGGCCTCAGCCGCGGCCTTAGCGCCGGGCTTCGGCCCGCGCTTCTTGGGTTCAGGCTTGGCGAGCGCCGATGCGGTGTCGTCGCCTTCGGGCAAGGCTGTGTCTTTGACGGCCTTGTTGGCAGCGCGCGTCGCGGCGCGCTTGGCGTTCGTCGCCGCCTTCTTGTCCTCGGGGGACAATACGTCGGCGGGTTCCTTCTTCGCGGAAGACGGGGTCACAGAAAACCTTTCTAGCGGCGGTCTGTGGAATCACCATACGGGCAACACCACTATGACCCTGTCAAGTCCGTGTTTTTCATCAAGAGCCACCACGACCAACAGAGCCACTAAGTAGAACTGCTGGGGCGGCCGTAATGTTCCCCGTTTTCCGGGTTCGCTACGAGCACCTGATACACGGACCCAACCGGGTCTCGGCAACCATTGTCTCATGATTTTCAGAATGGGTTCCGTTCCGGGGCGGGGTTACGTGATTTGGCGGGGAACTGCGTTCCGGTCACCGTCACGCCGCACCCGGCTCGAACTTCTGCCACGCGGCGTTCCTCCTTGCCGCCCACCCGCACAAGGTGCCACGGCCCACGAGCTCCGCCAGGAGGGCGGCCAGCCGGTAGCCCGGATGTTCCGCTTCGGCCCGACTGAACAACGCATCAGCGAAGGAGCCCTTGCCCCGGCACCATTCAATCCAGCCGCGTCCTGTAAGCGCGGCAGCCGCGGCGTCCCCGCCGGCCTCGCCCAGCTGCACGAGGACCCGCTCCAGGCTTGCCATCCGCGGCCAGTCCGGCACGGACGGTGCCAGCCCAAGCAGCACGTCGCCATAGCCCGGAACCTCCGGAGAGCCGTCCCATGCGCCACTGGCACTCCCGCCGCGCGGCAGGAGCGGCCCGAAACCATCCAGCGGCGGCAGCGGAACCGGAGCCGGCGGTGGAGGCGCCTGCCGGCCGGCAGCGGACCGGGCCTCCGGCACTGACCGCAGGGCCGCCAGCGCGCCCGGCACTGTCCCGGGATGCACCGCCGGCGCTCCAGCGGCCGGCCCGGAGCGCGGCCCGGAAGGGTCGAACATCCCGAAGTCCGCCGCGCCCTGTTCGGCCGCCTCCGGGCCGGCGGCCGCCATCACCAGTACGGCATCGCGCCAGGCCGGCACGCGGAGAGCTGCCCGCAGGTAGCCCGCGAGCCCCACGGGCAGCGGGGGTCCGGCGGGTGAGCGCAAGACCACGTCCCAGACGTCCAGTACCTGGGCAAACTGCAACCGGTCGCGGGTGTGTCCGGAGAACAGCCGGAACCAGTTCCGTTCCGATTCGAGCACCGCCGGGTCCTCGGGAAGCGCGAACGGGCCGGGCGCCTCGGCGCCGGGCGCGGGCCCGACGGTGCTGCCCCGGAAGACCATCTCCGCATTGAGCTTGCTGTTCCTGATCTCGTCGACGGGCCGGCCGGGCGGGGCGCAACAGGAAGGATCGGTGCAATACGCGTTGCGCCAGTGCTCGGCGCCGATCAGCCAGGCGTCCCGCACCGGCATGCCGCATTCCGCCAGCGCACGCTCCAGCTCTTCGAGCAGTTCGGCCCAAGGCGCACCGGCCCCGCCGGTGACCGTGGCGTCGCTGCCGGTGAAGAAGGCGAGCAGGACCCCGTCCGCCTCGTCGTCTGCCTCCAGATAACCGGCCACGGTGCTGGCGAATCCGGCGAAACCGCCGGGACTCCCGTCCGCCGGGAGGTCGACCCGGAGGGTTGCCCCGAGCCGCTTGCCCTGCATGGTCATGGCCACGAGGCTGCGCGACGGCCAGTAGCCGAGGGAATGCGGGATGAACCCGAGGACGTCTTCGGGGCCGGTGATTTTCAGGTGATCTGGAGCTGTCATAGCGCCAGCATGGTCGTCCCGTGCCCCGGCGTCAGCCCTGCGACCGTCGTATGTGGACAACCACACCCCCGGGACCGTTCCCCCGGATCAGGGCCGCTGGCGGCGTTCCGTACTGAGCCGGCGGCGCCGGGCGAGTGCTGCGCGCAGCGGAGGTACGACGACGCCTTGGGCGGCCATCTGCCGGCGCACCTTGCGCCGGGTGATAAGGATGGCCCCGGCCCCCAGAGCGAGCAGGAGGAACTGGACGCTCAAGGCGATCCGGAACGGGTCGA harbors:
- a CDS encoding type IIA DNA topoisomerase subunit B, with the protein product MAPSSDYTARHLSVLEGLEAVRKRPGMYIGSTDSRGLMHCLWEIIDNSVDEALAGFGHDIKIILHADNSVEIHDDGRGVPVDIEPKTGLSGVEVVFTKLHAGGKFGGGSYTASGGLHGVGASVVNALSSRLDVEVDRGGKTYKMSFRRGEPGRFKDPGTKPDPSTVFEPFIDGSVLDIVGKAKRGVTGTRIRYWADRQIFTPDARFSYDELAARARQTSFLVPGLKLTVRDERRVAGTPGEAGPHEEVFHHDGGISEFVEFLAADPAVTDIWRLHGTGKFKETVPVLDDKGHSQLAEVERDCEVDVALRWGIGYDSSVRSFVNIISTPKGGTHQSGFEQALLKTFRKAVESNARKLKAGNDKIEKDDIFAGLTAVLTVRLAEPQFEGQTKEILGTSAVRAIVAKVVEQEINAKLNSANRNDKAQSALLLEKVVSEMKSRVSARVHKETQRRKNALETSSMPTKLADCRTDEVARSELFIVEGDSALGTAKLARSSDFQALLPIRGKILNVQKASVGDMLSNAECAALIQVVGAGSGRSFDIGAARYGKVILMTDADVDGAHIRTLLLTLFFRYMRPMIDAGRVFAAVPPLHRVEVINAGQKANEMIYTYSEAELHVLLAGLAKEGKRYKEPIQRYKGLGEMDAEQLAETTMDPRHRTLRKVGIENAKQAEETFDLLMGSDVAPRKDFIIAGAAGLDRERIDA
- a CDS encoding RNA polymerase sigma factor, producing MTPSSAKKEPADVLSPEDKKAATNAKRAATRAANKAVKDTALPEGDDTASALAKPEPKKRGPKPGAKAAAEAAGKAGRGDDDEDAEIEVELDDVPADVVEIGDDGEEIPGKAAAATTGSGFVYSDADDDDAPVQQVMSAGATADPVKDYLKQIGKVALLNAEQEVDLALRIEAGLFAEEKINADDGSMDPKLKRELEFVIHDGKRAKNHLLEANLRLVVSLAKRYTGRGMLFLDLIQEGNLGLIRAVEKFDYTKGFKFSTYATWWIRQAITRAMADQARTIRIPVHMVEVINKLARVQRQMLQDLGREPTPEELALELDMTPEKVVEVQKYGREPISLHTPLGEDGDSEFGDLIEDSEAVVPADAVSFTLLQEQLHSVLDTLSEREAGVVAMRFGLTDGQPKTLDEIGKVYGVTRERIRQIESKTMSKLRHPSRSQVLRDYLD
- a CDS encoding DUF4192 family protein → MTAPDHLKITGPEDVLGFIPHSLGYWPSRSLVAMTMQGKRLGATLRVDLPADGSPGGFAGFASTVAGYLEADDEADGVLLAFFTGSDATVTGGAGAPWAELLEELERALAECGMPVRDAWLIGAEHWRNAYCTDPSCCAPPGRPVDEIRNSKLNAEMVFRGSTVGPAPGAEAPGPFALPEDPAVLESERNWFRLFSGHTRDRLQFAQVLDVWDVVLRSPAGPPLPVGLAGYLRAALRVPAWRDAVLVMAAAGPEAAEQGAADFGMFDPSGPRSGPAAGAPAVHPGTVPGALAALRSVPEARSAAGRQAPPPPAPVPLPPLDGFGPLLPRGGSASGAWDGSPEVPGYGDVLLGLAPSVPDWPRMASLERVLVQLGEAGGDAAAAALTGRGWIEWCRGKGSFADALFSRAEAEHPGYRLAALLAELVGRGTLCGWAARRNAAWQKFEPGAA